A section of the Sphaerodactylus townsendi isolate TG3544 linkage group LG11, MPM_Stown_v2.3, whole genome shotgun sequence genome encodes:
- the DPH3 gene encoding DPH3 homolog yields MFRFLFHDEVEIEDFEYDEESETYSYPCPCGDRFLITREDLENGEDVATCPSCSLIVKVIYDKEQFMCGEEVAVPTTKKELVKC; encoded by the exons ATGTTCAGGTTTCTTTTCCACGACGAAGTGGAGATTGAGGACTTCGAGTACGATGAAGAGAGCGAGACCTACAGCTACCCGTGTCCGTGTGGGGACCGCTTCCTCATCACTCGG GAGGATCTGGAGAATGGTGAAGATGTGGCCACCTGCCCTAGTTGTTCACTTATAGTGAAAGTAATCTATGACAAG gagCAATTTATGTGCGGTGAAGAAGTTGCAGTGCCTACCACAAAGAAGGAGTTGGTTAAATGCTGA